One genomic segment of Peribacillus sp. FSL H8-0477 includes these proteins:
- a CDS encoding 50S ribosomal protein L7ae-like protein, with amino-acid sequence MSYEKVLQAKSVVIGTKQTVRALKNNMIVEVFIAEDADPFITSRVAMTSRELNVPITYVDSMRLLGKACGIDVGAATVAIKK; translated from the coding sequence ATGTCTTATGAAAAAGTATTACAGGCAAAGTCAGTTGTTATAGGAACAAAACAGACAGTGAGAGCTCTTAAAAACAATATGATTGTTGAAGTGTTCATTGCTGAGGATGCTGATCCTTTTATAACATCCCGGGTAGCGATGACATCCCGCGAATTAAATGTTCCAATCACATATGTTGATTCGATGCGTTTGCTTGGAAAAGCATGCGGCATAGATGTCGGAGCAGCAACTGTTGCCATTAAAAAGTAA
- the rpsL gene encoding 30S ribosomal protein S12 — MPTINQLVRNGRVSKIVKSGSPALNKGFNSFKKAQTNATSPQKRGVCTRVGTMTPKKPNSALRKYARVRLTNGIEVTAYIPGIGHNLQEHSVVLIRGGRVKDLPGVRYHIVRGALDTAGVQNRMQSRSKYGTKRPKAAKK; from the coding sequence ATGCCTACTATTAATCAATTAGTTCGTAACGGTCGTGTATCTAAGATCGTAAAGTCAGGATCTCCTGCACTTAATAAAGGCTTTAACAGCTTTAAAAAAGCTCAAACAAATGCAACATCACCGCAAAAACGTGGGGTATGTACTCGTGTTGGTACAATGACACCTAAAAAACCTAACTCCGCATTACGTAAATATGCGCGTGTTCGTTTAACAAATGGTATCGAAGTTACAGCATATATCCCAGGTATCGGTCACAACCTACAAGAACATAGTGTTGTACTTATCCGCGGAGGACGTGTAAAAGATTTACCAGGAGTTCGTTACCACATCGTTCGTGGAGCGCTTGATACTGCTGGAGTACAAAATCGTATGCAAAGCCGTTCTAAATACGGTACTAAGCGTCCGAAAGCTGCAAAAAAATAA
- the rpsG gene encoding 30S ribosomal protein S7: MPRKGPVTKRDVLPDPIYNSKLVTRLINKMMVDGQRGKSQKILYSAFDLIQERSGNNPIEVFDQALKNIMPVLEVKARRVGGANYQVPIEVRPDRRSTLGLRWLVNYSRLRGEKTMEERLANEIMDAANNTGGSVKKREDTHKMAEANKAFAHYRW; encoded by the coding sequence ATGCCACGTAAAGGTCCTGTAACAAAAAGAGACGTATTACCAGATCCAATTTATAATTCAAAACTTGTGACTCGTTTAATCAACAAAATGATGGTTGACGGACAAAGAGGTAAATCACAAAAAATTCTTTACTCTGCATTTGATTTAATTCAAGAGCGCTCTGGCAACAACCCAATTGAAGTGTTTGATCAAGCACTTAAAAATATCATGCCGGTATTAGAAGTTAAAGCACGCCGAGTAGGTGGAGCTAACTATCAAGTACCAATCGAGGTGCGTCCTGATAGACGTTCAACTCTAGGCCTTCGTTGGTTAGTTAACTATTCTCGTCTTCGTGGAGAAAAAACGATGGAAGAACGTTTAGCTAACGAAATCATGGATGCTGCTAACAACACTGGCGGTTCTGTTAAGAAACGCGAAGATACACACAAAATGGCTGAAGCTAACAAAGCATTCGCTCATTATCGTTGGTAG